From the genome of Luteibacter rhizovicinus DSM 16549:
GTGTCCACGCTGCGGTGCCAATGACCGGCTACGTCACCTTGTCCTCTATCTGGACGCGACCTCGCTCATGTCACGGGTATCGGGAGGGCGCGTGCTGCATTTCGCGCCGGAGAAGAGACTCGTCGAACGGATTGTCGCTGCCCGGCCGACGACTTACATACGAGCCGATATTGCGCCGACGTCAGCCGACATGGTTCGGGTCGACATGACGGCTATGCAGTTCGCCGACGATTCATTCGATGTGCTCATCGCGAATCACGTACTCGAGCATGTCGCTGATCTCGAGGGCGCGCTACGTGAGGTGGCACGTGTACTCGTCCCAGGCGGCCTCGCCGTTCTCCAGACGCCTTACAGTCGCGTGCTCCACCGGGTTTTCGAGGATGCGGGCATCCAGACGGATGCTGCGCGCCTCGAACTCTACGGGCAGGAGGATCATGTGAGGCTGTTTGGTAGCGATATTGTGGAACATATCGCCCATCTTTCAGGCATGACGCCCTGCGTCAGCACGCACGATGAGCTCTTGCGCCATGTCGACTTTCGCCGTCATGGCGTCAACCCGAATGAACCATTCTTTCTGTTTCGGAAAGACGCTTAGCGGACCGTGGGCAGCCCGTAACGCAGTAGCAGGGCCACTTTGCGAGGAAGCCAGGTAAATGCGCTGTAGTACCGCTTCGCGTCGACGGAGCGTTTTTTCTGAAGATCGCGCCGCAGCGTCATGAGTTGCACACGATGAACCCACGTCGCCGCGGCAGCAGCAAGATAGACTTCGCTCCAGAGTCGTCGATCCCGGCGCAGTAGCGTGAGGGTGGCGCCCTCGGCCAGCAGCACGAGCAAGTGGATTGCAAGCAGGACAAGCCACGCGGCAGAGGGAGTGAATATGGCCAGGAGGAACGTCTTGTTCTTCTCGCTTAGTGCTCGCCGGCGATACGTTGTCACCAGCCTGCCTTCGTCAACGCGGTTGCCACCGAAGCTTGCGCCCTGCCGGTGGCGGTATCCGGTGTCCGGGAGGCATCGTACGTCGTAGCCGCGTTGCCGGGCCGCGCAACAGAGATACATGTCTTCGGCGATCGAGCCGATCCACGAGGGAAAGCCACCCAGCGTGTCCCACAAGGCTCGCGGGAGCCACATGCAGGCGCCTATCACCATGGCAACGTCGTTCCGGTCCGCCTGAACGTTCGGTACCGGGTTCATGAAGGGATCGAGCAGACAGCCACGATCCACGAGCTGGTCCGTTGCCCAGTCTCGTTGAGGCAGCGTCAGGATCGCGTGCCGCGGCGACCGCCTGGCGTCATCCAGCAAGGCCTGGAGCGCACCTGGGAGCAGAGCTGCATCGTTGTTAAGAAGCAGCACGTAGTCACCGCGGCTCACGTCGACCATGCGATTGTTTGATTCGCAAAAGCCGATGTTTTTCTCGCTGTGAATAACCTTGACACCGTGATACGTAGCGAGAAGTTCCATGGAGCTGTCCGTCGAGGCGTCGTCGTGGACGATGATCTCGATGGAACCGTCAACTACCTGGTCCAGCACGGAGCGCAAGCAGTCATCGATGATGGCGATGCCGTTGTAGTTCGCGATGCACACCGATATGAGCGGGGCCGGGGCCGGGCTATTCATCGGGCGGCTCGCCAGGTACGTTCGAGACCATCGCGCAGATCGGTTCGGGGCACCCAGTCAAAGGCGTCCCTCGCTAACGCATTGTCGAGAACGATGCGATGCACGTCGAACGCGCGAGCATCGTGGTACTCGCGCGGAACAGCCTTTCCCAGGATGTCGCCGATGAGGTCGAGGAGGGTGTTCAAGGAGACCGGTACATGGCTGGACGCATTGATGGTGCGGAAGCCTGGCGATATGGATTTCGACAGCGCCTTGATCACAAGGCTGACCAGGTCGTCAACGAAGAGGTAGTCGCGCACGGCGGTTCCGTCGCCACGAACGAAGATGGGATTACCCGTCTGGACTGCATGGAAAGCCGTGGGAACGATACCGAACCCGCTGCGAAACGGCTGGCCAGGACCATACACATTGGAAGGGCGGAGAACAGTGATGTCGTGATCTCCTTCATGTGACCACGCACTGAGAAATGCTTCGGCGGCCAGCTTGCCTGCGCTGTAAAAGCTTTTCGGCTCGAGCCGTGCCTGTTCGGTCGCGTCGCGAACCTCGACATCACCATAAATCGCACCGCCCGTCGACAGGTAGACGACGCGGCGGGCGGGTGCGCCAATGCTGGCTTGTATGAGGTTGAGCAGTGGGCGAAGGTTGCTGTCGAGTTCGGCAAGAGGGCGGCCCGCGCTAGAGCTCGGTGTGCTTGAACCGGCGAGCCAGATGACGCCGTCCGAGGACTCGAACCATGATGCGAGAGCGTCCCCGGTCACCGTTGTCGCATCGACCCAGGTGGTGCTGTCGCCGGGCGGCAAGGCGCGCGGTGACAAGGCGATCACGCGGTCGCCCGAGGTCACTAACGCCCTGACCAGATGACCCCCGATAAATCCGCCTGCGCCCACGACCAGCCATGTTCGCGTGATCATTCTACCGACTCCTTGGGAGGACGAGTTGCAGGAATCCATCAATGGCGGGGTGGCCGAGTGCCCAGCCGATGATCAGATGCGTGGCGCCGGCAAGCGCCGCTCCGGCGCCTAACGACCACAAGGACGAGGGTAGCCAGGCTATGCAGCCCCAGGCGGTTAGCGCGGCTCCTGCGGTCGCCAGCGTCGTTGGAAGCAAGTCGTGTAGTTGACTAAGGGCGTCGTAGCCGATGCGTTTGCCCACGACGTAGGCGTTGAGCAGGTAGGACACAAGGCTGGTGATCACCGTCGACCATGCCATCGCGGGAAGACCCCACGGGGCGCTCGCGAGCAGAAGCGCGACCGCGATGGCTTTCTTCACTACTTCTACGCGAAGCACAAGGCGGGGTTGCCCCAACGCGTTGAGAACCACCAGGCTGAGTACGTGCGCGGGCCAGGGAATCGCGCCAAGGGTCAGAATCGCCAGGAGGGGGCCAGCGGGGAGCCACCGCTCACCGTAGACGAGACGAACCACGGGGGTGGCGTAGATGGCGAGGATCACCATCATCGGAGCGAAGGCGAACAGGCTCATTCGCAGCGCTGTCCGGAGAAGTCTGCGGACCTCCGCGATATCGCCGTTGACCGAGGACAGCAACGGTAGGCCAAGTCGGTTGAGAAGTGCGGCAGCAAACGATGTAGGGGCCTGTTGGGTGTTCTGAGCCAGTGAATAGAAGCCAAGGTCCCGTGCACTGAACAGCCGCCCGATAAGGACGGCTTGCAAGCGGTTGTAAGCGGTATCGATCAAGCCGGCGACCAGCATGTAGCCGCCGAATCCGACGATCGATCTGGCTGCCTCGCGGCGATAGTGGCCCCGCGGTCGCCAGCCAGACACGATGTACAGCATCGCCGCTCTCGAGCCGATAGAGGCGATTGCCTGGTAGACCAGCGCCCAGGGGCCAAAGCCCATGGCGGCAAGAACAATGGCGATCCCCCCGGAAATCAGCGAGCTCGCGACTTCAACTCGAGACCGCGTCTGAAAGCGAAGCTGCTGCGTCAGCAGTGCATCGGGAACCACGGCAAGAGCGTTCAAGGGGAAGACCACTGCCAGGACGAGGCAGAGACGGGAGACTTCCGGCCTGCCGTAGAATGCCGCGATGAACGGCGCTCCTGCGATCAGCGCTGCGCAGGCGACCAGCGAGATTGCCACGTTGATGAAGAAAGCAGACGTTTCTTCGTCGTCAGTCGTGCGCTGACGTTGGATCAGCGCAAGGCCGGTTCCGGAGTCGACGAATACATTTCCCAGTGCTGTGAACACAAGCACCATGGCGACGATGCCGTAGGCAGCGGGATCGATAAGATGCGCCAGCACAACGGTGACGCCAAACTGCAAGGCGTAACGAATGCCTATTTCGAAGCCACTCCATCGAGTGGCATGTCTGATGCTTCCCGGCGCACTCACGTTGCCACCTCAACCGGCCTTTGCAGGCACGCCCATGACGCGGATGCCTTTCGCGACAGGGCCGACCACGCAGGCGCCGGCGGCGATAACGGCGTCGTCGCCAACGACGAGGGGTGCCCCCGGTGTTCCGTTGATGATCGTGGCGCCGACACCCACGAATACGCGACGGCCCAGCGTCACATGGCCAGCGATCCGGGCTCCGGGCGATACGATGCTAAATGAACCCAACACGGCATCATGCGAAATCGAGGCGCCGATATTGACGTGCACGTGATCGCCCAGCGTGATGTCGACGGTCAGGACAGCCCCTGGTGCAATGATGCCACCGTCGCCGATCCGGACCGAATCGTGACGTTGCACTGACGGGTCGCACAGGGTGACCGCGGTCATGCCACGAACCTCACACAGCGCGACCACGCGCTCGCGCAGTGCCGGGTCACCCACGGCAGCTACGAAGGGCCATCCATCGCACTCTCCCGATTCGAGCGTGTGCACCGCAATCCCGTTCAAAGTCTCTTCTCGGCGGTGCGCGGCTTCGACGACGAAGGCCAGGTCGCGGCGTGCCATGCCCATGCGTTCAGCGATGAATGCCGCTTCGCGGGCATGCCCGCCAGCGCCGAAAATGGCAAGCTTTGCGGATCGCGCGTGAGAGGAATGGGCTGCCATCACTCAGCCGATGCCGCGCGAACAGCTATACGCAATGACATCGCAAATAGCGTGAACGTCGTCCAGGCTCAGTGATGGACCGCTCGGCAGCACCACATTGTGCTCAGCAATACGCTCCGTCGCCGGAAGCGGCACGCGCAAGGGAAGAGATGCGTACGGTTTCATCTGGTGGCAGCCCGGCCAGAAATACTTTCGGGCGAGAATGTTCTCGGCGTGCAGAACGTCGATCAGGTTATCGCGAGACAATCTTGCCGGTGCATCGATCGAAGCGACGATGTAGTGGAAGTTGTTTTCCTCCGCGTCGTCATACTCGACCATGGTCACGCCGGGCACGCCGGAAAGTCTCTCGCGATAAATCTCGTAGCGCTCCCGGTTGGCGGCGACGAAGCCATCGAGGGAGGCGAGATTGGTCAGGCCCATGGCGGCACTGGCCTCGATCATCTTGCCGTTCGTGCCCGGGTGGATCACGTTGTCGTAGCCGGCAAATCCGAAATTCCGCATCAGCCGCATGCGTTCGGCGAGCGCGTCATCGTTGGTAACGATGGCACCGCCTTCGAGAGTGTTGAACACCTTGGTCGCGTGAAAGCTGAGGACCTCGCAGGCACCGAAGCCGCCGATCCGCTTTCCGTTGTGGGTGCAGCGATAGCCGTGCGCCGCGTCGAACATGAGTTGCAGTCCGAACTCATCTGCGATGGCGGAGAGGCCCTCGACATCCGCCGGACGGCCCCATGTATGCACCGCCATGATGCCCGTGGTGCGTGGGGTGATGGCGGCGCGTACGGATGCAGGGGAGAGATTCTGCGTTACAGGATCGACGTCGGCGAAAACCGGCGTAAGACCCTGCCAGGCAAGCGCGTGGGCTGTGGCGATGAATGTCCACGAGGGAACGATGACCTCGCCGGTGAGACCCAAGGCACGGATGGCGATCTCCAGCGCCACCGTACCGTTGCAGATGGCAACGCAATGGCGAACGCCCAGATCCTCAGCGATACGTCGCTCGAATTCCTGGACGAGAGGGCCATTGTTGGTCAGCCAGTTGCGGTCGAACATCGCTTCCATGTGAGCCAGGAAAACGCTGCGGTCCCCGGTATTTGGCCGGCCGACGTGGACCGGCTCGCGAAATCGCGGTGGCGCACCGTTGATGGCGAGAGGGAAGGTGGTGTCTATGCTCATGGGTTCACCGACGATTCGCTCCAGTGTGACGTTAGCCGGACTGCCGTTCAATGGCCGCGGCCTGCGCGCGTCATCAGTCGATGGTAGATCGTCGCATAGCGGGCGCCTGCGTCGTCCCAGGTGCCGAACTTGGCGAGGGCGTCCTTTCGTGCCTGCTCGCCTACCGAGATGTTCGTTCGGCCATCTTCCAGAGCGGCGATTGCGTTGGCATAGCCCGTTGGATCGGAGCACAGGAAACCGTCGACCCCGTTTTCTATCATGGTGGCGTGGGCGGGCATGTCCGACGCGATGATGGGAAGGGATGCCGCCTTTGCCTCGAGCATGGTCTGGGGGCGCCCCTCGGAATGCGTGCTCAGTGTGATCAGGCCCTGAGCGCGCGGAAACCAATGGGTCGCGAGCTCTTCCGGCGTGGCCGGCCCATGCCAGCGAACCCAGTCGGGAATCGCGATCTGCTCCTGCATTGGCCCCAGGAGGTGCAGCGTTCGGCCGCCATGGCGGAACAAGGGTTCCGACCACTCGAAGAGAGGGCCGAGCTTATTCGCCGTCAGGCGCGTCACCGCAATCCACTCCGCCGGCTCGACGATGGTCCGCTGCACGTCGTACCACGTGCTGTCGATCCCGAAGGACACCGGAATGACTTCAGCCAGGTCTCCGAAAGCGCGTTCGAGCACGGGGACCATCCATTCCGCGTTGGGGCACAGGGCGACCGGTCGGTTCAGGAACGTACGTCGCAAGAGATGCCGCATGCCAGGGATGCGCAGGAGGTTCAGATCGTTGCCGAGCACCGATACGACGACCGGCTTGCCGTCGGCCGGCAGCGGCAACGCGCACTGTAGCCAGTTGACGTGGTAGAGGTCGGCACTGGTTTCGCGACGATAGGTGTTCCAGAGCATGCGAAGCAGGCGCAGCGGTGCGTCGAAGCCGCGCCAACCCTTTTCTCTCATCAGGTGCGAAATGCCGCCGGCCTTCATGAGACTGCCCAGCCAGGCCGCTTCCGTGGCGGTGGTCACCGATTCGACACGGGGGGGCAGTTTGCCGGGAGGCGCCCATAAGCTCAGCAGGAGATCCGGGCGGCGAGCGACACCGCCAGCAAGATGGCGAATGAAGACGCCACGCCAGTCACGCTCGTCCTCCGGGTAGGAGGTGCTGATCATCAAGACTTTCATGCGAGAGTCCGGCCGATGTCGGTCATGGTTCGTCAAGCTCCTTGGCACCCTCGCTATTCTCCTCGACCTGTATGCGCAAGGGAGCGAGTGAATTCTCCAGTCGGCCGCCGACATTCAAGGCTTCCAGGGCGGTCATGTGCTCGGCGACGGCAGCATGGTCGCCGAGCGCCAGCGCCTCGCGAATCACGGTGATGTGATACGCAGGTTCGCGAGGCTCTTTGGCGGATGCGGCTTTCGAAAGCCGGAACGCGAGAGGCGTGTCATGGAGGCCTCTCCATGCAAAATCGGCGTAGCCGGCGAGGAGCCTCGCGCGAGGATTCGGGTGCGCAAGGGCTGCAAGATACAGCTGAACGATGCGATCGGCGGGAAGTGCGCACGTGCCGCTGAGGCTACAGCTGCTCAAGGACGTGATGGCACTCTCGTCTTCGATCGTCGGTGACTTGGCATGAAGTTTTGCCACCATGGAATCCCACCAGGCGTCCTTGATTGGCCTATGCATGCGTGCGGCAAAGAAAATCAAGGCTTGCTCCGGAAGCGTCGAGGCGCCAGGCAGGACTGCCGCGCGTTCAAGCTGTCCCGAAACCAGGGGCGTGAAGGGCGACGACGGCTCATATTGCGACCCGATGACGTACATGCGCCCAAGTTCGTACTGC
Proteins encoded in this window:
- a CDS encoding glycosyltransferase family 2 protein, with translation MNSPAPAPLISVCIANYNGIAIIDDCLRSVLDQVVDGSIEIIVHDDASTDSSMELLATYHGVKVIHSEKNIGFCESNNRMVDVSRGDYVLLLNNDAALLPGALQALLDDARRSPRHAILTLPQRDWATDQLVDRGCLLDPFMNPVPNVQADRNDVAMVIGACMWLPRALWDTLGGFPSWIGSIAEDMYLCCAARQRGYDVRCLPDTGYRHRQGASFGGNRVDEGRLVTTYRRRALSEKNKTFLLAIFTPSAAWLVLLAIHLLVLLAEGATLTLLRRDRRLWSEVYLAAAAATWVHRVQLMTLRRDLQKKRSVDAKRYYSAFTWLPRKVALLLRYGLPTVR
- a CDS encoding DegT/DnrJ/EryC1/StrS family aminotransferase, whose product is MSIDTTFPLAINGAPPRFREPVHVGRPNTGDRSVFLAHMEAMFDRNWLTNNGPLVQEFERRIAEDLGVRHCVAICNGTVALEIAIRALGLTGEVIVPSWTFIATAHALAWQGLTPVFADVDPVTQNLSPASVRAAITPRTTGIMAVHTWGRPADVEGLSAIADEFGLQLMFDAAHGYRCTHNGKRIGGFGACEVLSFHATKVFNTLEGGAIVTNDDALAERMRLMRNFGFAGYDNVIHPGTNGKMIEASAAMGLTNLASLDGFVAANRERYEIYRERLSGVPGVTMVEYDDAEENNFHYIVASIDAPARLSRDNLIDVLHAENILARKYFWPGCHQMKPYASLPLRVPLPATERIAEHNVVLPSGPSLSLDDVHAICDVIAYSCSRGIG
- a CDS encoding NAD-dependent epimerase/dehydratase family protein — its product is MDSCNSSSQGVGRMITRTWLVVGAGGFIGGHLVRALVTSGDRVIALSPRALPPGDSTTWVDATTVTGDALASWFESSDGVIWLAGSSTPSSSAGRPLAELDSNLRPLLNLIQASIGAPARRVVYLSTGGAIYGDVEVRDATEQARLEPKSFYSAGKLAAEAFLSAWSHEGDHDITVLRPSNVYGPGQPFRSGFGIVPTAFHAVQTGNPIFVRGDGTAVRDYLFVDDLVSLVIKALSKSISPGFRTINASSHVPVSLNTLLDLIGDILGKAVPREYHDARAFDVHRIVLDNALARDAFDWVPRTDLRDGLERTWRAAR
- a CDS encoding class I SAM-dependent methyltransferase, with protein sequence MSKRFLRMAHAAVLGWLTPRNHECAACARHVGGFLPYRRGMASVSPAMRQLQLNGSDVDHFECPRCGANDRLRHLVLYLDATSLMSRVSGGRVLHFAPEKRLVERIVAARPTTYIRADIAPTSADMVRVDMTAMQFADDSFDVLIANHVLEHVADLEGALREVARVLVPGGLAVLQTPYSRVLHRVFEDAGIQTDAARLELYGQEDHVRLFGSDIVEHIAHLSGMTPCVSTHDELLRHVDFRRHGVNPNEPFFLFRKDA
- a CDS encoding lipopolysaccharide biosynthesis protein, with the translated sequence MQFGVTVVLAHLIDPAAYGIVAMVLVFTALGNVFVDSGTGLALIQRQRTTDDEETSAFFINVAISLVACAALIAGAPFIAAFYGRPEVSRLCLVLAVVFPLNALAVVPDALLTQQLRFQTRSRVEVASSLISGGIAIVLAAMGFGPWALVYQAIASIGSRAAMLYIVSGWRPRGHYRREAARSIVGFGGYMLVAGLIDTAYNRLQAVLIGRLFSARDLGFYSLAQNTQQAPTSFAAALLNRLGLPLLSSVNGDIAEVRRLLRTALRMSLFAFAPMMVILAIYATPVVRLVYGERWLPAGPLLAILTLGAIPWPAHVLSLVVLNALGQPRLVLRVEVVKKAIAVALLLASAPWGLPAMAWSTVITSLVSYLLNAYVVGKRIGYDALSQLHDLLPTTLATAGAALTAWGCIAWLPSSLWSLGAGAALAGATHLIIGWALGHPAIDGFLQLVLPRSR
- a CDS encoding glycosyltransferase family 4 protein, coding for MKVLMISTSYPEDERDWRGVFIRHLAGGVARRPDLLLSLWAPPGKLPPRVESVTTATEAAWLGSLMKAGGISHLMREKGWRGFDAPLRLLRMLWNTYRRETSADLYHVNWLQCALPLPADGKPVVVSVLGNDLNLLRIPGMRHLLRRTFLNRPVALCPNAEWMVPVLERAFGDLAEVIPVSFGIDSTWYDVQRTIVEPAEWIAVTRLTANKLGPLFEWSEPLFRHGGRTLHLLGPMQEQIAIPDWVRWHGPATPEELATHWFPRAQGLITLSTHSEGRPQTMLEAKAASLPIIASDMPAHATMIENGVDGFLCSDPTGYANAIAALEDGRTNISVGEQARKDALAKFGTWDDAGARYATIYHRLMTRAGRGH